In Rosa chinensis cultivar Old Blush chromosome 1, RchiOBHm-V2, whole genome shotgun sequence, a genomic segment contains:
- the LOC112201174 gene encoding uncharacterized protein LOC112201174: MVQIAKMQVEAEIKASAEKFYEVNWSTEYEKLNEDSPPPNKYLDFVLILK, from the exons ATGGTGCAAATAGCAAAAATGCAAGTTGAAGCTGAGATCAAAGCCAGTGCTGAAAAGTTCTACGAA GTGAACTGGAGTACAGAATACGAGAAGCTGAACGAGGATTCTCCACCTCCCAATAAGTATCTGGACTTTGTTCTCATTCTCAAATAA